In Bradysia coprophila strain Holo2 unplaced genomic scaffold, BU_Bcop_v1 contig_350, whole genome shotgun sequence, a genomic segment contains:
- the LOC119079967 gene encoding nascent polypeptide-associated complex subunit alpha, muscle-specific form-like isoform X1 produces MKLLFCALVIVFTQGLFAAPNRKVDEISKGRDLKKSLAEKSNESYDSTDFDELYTNLKATKPPKDTPEKSKKGNSKSRGSKHSNSRSGSGSHEPNVGSIKDAVARNPFKTTKANSKAKPKNIFGSKSRGRQNSASRSSEPKVGSIGKLLGAVNGLVKNTVAPIRNAPKSKINPKTSSDNSRRRKPSDDSVAESNESAKGSDDKRNHDHRHHKNHHHDSETSTSEEIPLCQLEDGHVVHPKPHHGHHGHHGHHGHHDHDKPVDVPVDAPVDAPVDAPVDAPVDAPCDTPVDAPVDAPVDAPVDAPVDAPVDTPVDDPIDAPVDAPVDAPVDAPVDTLVDAPVDAPVDAPVDAPVDTPVDAPVDAPVDAPVDAPVDAPVDAPVDAPVDAPVDAPLDAPVDAPVDAPVDAPVDAPVDAPVDTPVDTPVDAPVDAPVDTPVDAPVDAPVDAPVDAPVDAPVDAPVDTPVDAPVDAPVDVPVDAPVDTPVDAPVDAPVDAPVDAPVDAPVDAPVDTPVDAPVDAPVDAPVDTPVDAPVDAPVDAPVDTPVDAPVDAPVDAPVDAPVDAPVDTPVDTPVDAPVDAPVDTPVDAPVDAPVDAPVDAPVDAPVDAPVDAPVDAPVDTPVDAPVDAPVDAPVDTPVDAPVDAPVDAPVDTPVDAPVDAPVDAPVDAPVDAPVDTPVDTPVDAPVDAPVDTPVDAPVDAPVDAPVDTPVDAPVDAPVDAPVDTSVDAPVDAPVDAPVDAPVDAPVDAPVDAPVDAPFDAPVDAPVDAPVDAPVDTPVDAPVDAPVDVPVDAPVDTPVDAPVDAPVDAPVDAPVDAPIPPIDLPIDLPIDLPIDNSESNESGERPHNSGSNESGERPHKPHNSRSNESEERPHKPHNSGSNESGDSNETPCDGPVDAPVDAPVDAPVDTPVDAPVDAPVDAPVDTPVDAPVDAPVDAPVDTPVDAPVDAPVDAPVDTPVDAPVDAPVDAPDTPVDAPVDAPVDTPVDTPVDAPVDAPVDTPVDAPVDAPVDVPVDAPVDDPIDAPVDAPVDAPVDAPVDTPVDAPVDAPVDAPVDTPVDAPVDAPVDAPVDAPVDAPVDAPVDAPVDAPVDAPVDAPVDAPVDAPVDAPVDTPVDTPVDAPVDAPVDTPVDAPVDAPVDAPVDAPVDAPVDTPVDAPVDAPVDVPVDAPVDTPVDAPVDAPVDAPVDAPVDASIPPIDLPIDLPIDLPIDNSESNESGERPHNSGSKESGERPHKPHNSGSNESEERPHKPHNSGSNESGDSNETPLDTPVDAPVDAPVDASVDAPVDAPVDAPVDAPVDAPVDAPVDTPVDAPVDAPVDAPVDAPVDAPVDAPVDAPVDAPVDAPVDAPVDAPVDAPVDAPVDAPVDAPVDTPVDAPVDAPVDAPVDAPVDAPVDAPVDAPVDTPVDAPVDAPVDAPVDAPVDAPVDAPVDTPVDAPVDAPVDAPVDAPVDTPVDAPVDAPVDTPVDAPVDAPISPIDLPIDLPIDLPIDLNNSESRESGERPHRPHHSGSNEHGERPHKPHNSGSNESGERPHNSGSNESGERPHNSGSNESGERPHKPHNSGSNESGDSNETPCDVDTPVDAPVDAPVDAPVDAPVDAPVDAPVDAPVDAPVDVPVDAPVDAPVDTPVDAPVDAPVDAPVDAPVDAPVDAPVDAPVDAPVDAPVDAPVDAPVDAPVDAPVDAPVDAPVDAPVDTPVDAPVDAPVDTPVDAPVDAPVDAPVDTPVDAPVDAPVDAPVDAPVDAPDAPVDAPVDAPVDAPVDAPVDAPDAPVDAPVDAPVDAPVDAPVDAPVDAPVDAPVDAPVDAPVDAPITEDECRESQVPTLPVKQFGHGKELICTCSCKAFDELSSAVIATLAARPIFVSSGIPHVGDPKLDCSCNCVPAQECN; encoded by the exons ATGAAGTTACTATTTTGTGCTCTTGTGATAGTCTTCACCCAA ggTTTGTTTGCAGCCCCAAACCGAAAGGTGGATGAAATTTCAAAAGGGCGAGATCTTAAGAAATCACTAGCTGAAAAATCGAACGAGTCTTACGACTCtaccgattttgatgaattataTACTAATTTGAAGGCGACTAAACCACCAAAGGATACACcagaaaaatccaaaaaaggaaattcaaaATCCAGAGGAAGCAAACACTCAAATTCTCGTTCCGGTTCAGGATCACACGAGCCAAATGTGGGTTCTATTAAAGATGCAGTAGCTAGAAATCCGTTTAAAACTACCAAAGCCAACTCTAAGGCTAAGCCGAAAAACATATTTGGTTCAAAATCCAGAGGAAGACAAAACTCCGCCTCTCGATCATCCGAACCTAAAGTCGGTTCTATAGGCAAACTTTTAGGCGCAGTCAACGGTCTTGTCAAAAATACCGTAGCACCAATTCGAAACGcaccaaaatcaaaaataaatccaaAAACAAGTTCGGACAATTCCAGAAGACGTAAACCAAGCGACGACTCCGTTGCTGAATCAAACGAATCTGCAAAAGGCTCTGATGACAAACGCAACCATGATCATCGTCATCACAAGAATCACCATCACGACAGCGAGACCAGCACAAGTGAGGAAATTCCGTTGTGTCAACTTGAAGATGGACATGTAGTTCATCCCAAACCACATCATGGTCATCACGGCCATCACGGTCACCACGGACATCATGACCACG ATAAGCCAGTTGATGTTCCAGTCGATGCTCCAGTCGATGCCCCAGTTGATGCACCAGTcgatgctccag ttgatgctccaTGCGATAcaccag ttgatgctccagttgatgctccagtcGATGCACCAGTCGATGCACCAGTCGATGCTCCAGTAGATACACCAGTTGATGATCCAattgatgctccagttgatgctccagtaGATGCTCCAGTAGATGCTCCAGTAGATACACTAGTTGATGCTCCAGTCGATGCACCAGTCGATGCACCAGTCGATGCTCCAGTAGATACACCAGTTGACGCTCCAGTTGAcgctccagttgatgctccagttgatgctccagttgatgctccagttgatgcaccagttgatgctccagtaGATGCTCCAGTAGATGCACCAT TAGATGCACCAGtagatgctccagttgatgctccagttgacGCTCCCGtagatgctccagttgatgctccagttgataCTCCAGTAGATACTCCAGTTGATGcaccagttgatgctccagtagatactccagttgatgcaccagttgatgctccagttgatgctccagttgatgcaccagttgatgctccagttgatgctccagttgataCACCAGTTGATGCACCAGTTGACGCTCCAGTTGATGTACCAGTAGATGCTCCAGTAGATACTCCAGtagatgctccagttgatgctccagttgatgctccag TCGACGCTCCAGTTGATGCACCAGTTGATGCACCAGTTGATACACCAGtagatgctccagttgatgctccagttgatgctccagttgatacaccagtagatgctccagttgatgctccagttgatgctccagttgatacaccagtagatgctccagttgatgctccagttgatgctccagttg atgctccagttgatgctccagttgataCTCCAGTAGATACTCCAGTTGATGcaccagttgatgctccagtagatactccagttgatgctccagttgatgcacCAGTTGAcgctccagttgatgctccag TCGACGCTCCAGTTGATGCACCAGTTGATGCACCAGTTGATGCACCAGTTGATACACCAGtagatgctccagttgatgctccagttgatgctccagttgatacaccagtagatgctccagttgatgctccagttgatgctccagttgatacaccagtagatgctccagttgatgctccagttgatgctccagttg atgctccagttgatgctccagttgataCTCCAGTAGATACTCCAGTTGATGcaccagttgatgctccagtagatactccagttgatgctccagttgatgcacCAGTTGACGCTCCAG tagatacaccagttgatgctccagtcGATGCACCAGTCGATGCTCCAGTAGATACATCAGTTGACGCTCCAGTTGAcgctccagttgatgctccagttgatgctccagttgatgcaccagttgatgctccagtaGATGCTCCAGTAGATGCACCAT ttgatgctccagttgatgctccagttgatgcaccagttgatgctccagttgataCACCAGTTGATGCACCAGTTGACGCTCCAGTTGATGTACCAGTAGATGCTCCAGTAGATACTCCAGtagatgctccagttgatgctccagttgatgctccagttgatgctccagtcGATGCACCAATCCCTCCAATTGATCTACCAATAGATCTACCAATTGACCTTCCAATTG ATAATTCCGAATCAAATGAAAGTGGAGAACGACCACATAATTCCGGATCAAATGAAAGTGGAGAACGACCACACAAACCACATAATTCCAGATCAAATGAAAGTGAAGAACGACCACACAAACCACATAATTCCGGATCAAATGAAAGTGGAGACTCCAACGAAACACCATGTGATGGTCCAGTCGACGCTCCAGTTGATGCACCAGTTGATGCACCAGTTGATACACCAGtagatgctccagttgatgctccagttgatgctccagttgatacaccagtagatgctccagttgatgctccagttgatgctccagttgatacaccagtagatgctccagttgatgctccagttgatgctccagttgataCACCAGTAGATGCGCCAGTAGATGCACCAGTAGATGCTCCAGATACACCAGtagatgctccagttgatgctccagttgataCTCCAGTAGATACTCCAGTTGATGcaccagttgatgctccagtagatactccagttgatgctccagttgatgcacCAGTTGACGttccagttgatgctccagttgatgaTCCAattgatgctccagttgatgctccagtagatgctccagtagatgctccagtagatacaccagttgatgctccagtcGATGCACCAGTCGATGCTCCAGTAGATACACCAGTTGACGCTCCAGTTGAcgctccagttgatgctccagttgatgctccagttgatgcacCAGTTG ATGCACCAGtagatgctccagttgatgctccagttgacGCTCCCGtagatgctccagttgatgctccagttgatgctccagttgatgctccagttgataCTCCAGTAGATACTCCAGTTGATGcaccagttgatgctccagtagatactccagttgatgcaccagttgatgctccagttgatgcaccagttgatgctccagttgatgctccagttgataCACCAGTTGATGCACCAGTTGACGCTCCAGTTGATGTACCAGTAGATGCTCCAGTAGATACTCCAGtagatgctccagttgatgctccagttgatgctccagttgatgctccagtcGATGCATCAATCCCTCCAATTGATCTACCAATAGATCTACCAATTGACCTTCCAATTG ATAATTCCGAATCAAATGAAAGTGGAGAACGACCACATAATTCCGGATCAAAGGAAAGTGGAGAACGACCACACAAACCACATAATTCCGGATCAAATGAAAGTGAAGAACGACCGCACAAACCACATAATTCCGGATCAAATGAAAGTGGAGACTCCAACGAAACACCAT TAGATACTCCAGTTGATGCACCAGTTGATGCACCAGTTGATGCTTCAGTTGATGcaccagttgatgctccagttgatgctccagttgatgctcctGTTGATGCTCCAGTCGATGCTCCAGTAGATactccagttgatgctccagttgatgcacCAGTTGAcgctccagttgatgctccagttgatgctccagttgatgcaccagttgatgctccagttg ATGCACCAGtagatgctccagttgatgctccagttgatgctccagttgatgctccagtagatgctccagtagatgctccagtagatgctccagtagatacaccagttgatgctccagtcGATGCACCAGTCGATGCTCCAGTAGATGCACCAGTTGAcgctccagttgatgctccagttgatgcaccagttg ATactccagttgatgctccagttgatgcacCAGTTGAcgctccagttgatgctccagttgatgctccagttgatgctccagtaGATACTCCAGTTGATGCACCAGTTGATGCACCAG tagatgctccagtagatgctccagttgatACACCAGTTGACGCACCAGTcgatgctccagttg ATactccagttgatgctccagtcGATGCACCAATATCTCCAATTGATCTACCAATAGATCTACCAATTGATCTTCCAATTGATCTTAATAACTCTGAATCACGCGAAAGTGGAGAACGACCACACAGACCTCATCATTCCGGATCAAATGAACATGGAGAACGACCACACAAACCACATAATTCCGGATCAAATGAAAGTGGAGAACGACCACATAATTCCGGATCAAATGAAAGTGGAGAACGACCACATAATTCCGGATCAAATGAAAGTGGAGAACGACCACACAAACCACATAATTCCGGATCAAATGAAAGTGGAGACTCCAACGAAACACCATGTGATG tagatactccagttgatgcaccagtagatgctccagttgatgctccagttgatgctccagttgatgcaccagttgatgctccagttgatgctccagttgatgctccagttgacgttccagttgatgctccagttgatgctccagtgGATACTCCAGTTGATGcaccagttgatgctccag TTGATGcaccagttgatgctccagttgatgcaccagttgatgctccagttgatgcacCAGTTGATGcaccagttgatgctccagtagatgctccagttgatgctccagttg ATGCACCAGtagatgctccagttgatgctccagtaGATGCTCCAGTAGATGCACCAGTTGATAcaccagttgatgctccagttgatgctccagtagatacaccagttgatgctccagtcGATGCACCAGTCGATGCTCCAGTAGATACACCAGTTGACGCTCCAGTTGATGCACCAGTTGATGcaccagttgatgctccagtaGATGCTCCAGATGCACCAGtagatgctccagttgatgcacCAGTTGATGcaccagttgatgctccagtaGATGCTCCAGATGCACCAGtagatgctccagttgatgcacCAGTTGATGCACCAGTTGATGCACCAGTTGATGCACCAGTTGAcgctccagttgatgctccagtaGATGCTCCAGTTGACGCTCCAGTTGATGCACCAATTACTGAGGATGAATGCCGAGAATCGCAAGTGCCAACATTACCAGTCAAACAATTCGGTCATGGCAAAGAACTCATTTGCACCTGCTCTTGTAAAGCATTTGATGAACTAAGCAGTGCAGTTATTGCCACGCTTGCAGCCAGACCTATATTTGTATCTTCTGGAATTCCACATGTTGGTGATCCGAAATTAGATTGCAGTTGCAATTGCGTACCTGCGCAGGAATGCAACTGA